GTGCCGCCTCTTCAGAGTGAATGTATGATCCTCCACCCCACTGCAACTTCGTGTCTTCCTCCAAGAACGTAAAGCGGTCACCTTGGTACCTGATACCAATCGTTCTTTCTGCTTTGTAGAAATCTGCAATCCCGAACTTTTCTATGTCCTTAGGTACCATTTTTTTGGCCCCAGGAATCGCAACCTCGATAAAGAGATCATTATTCCTCTTGTCCTTGACAAACATGGGTAATACTTCGCTATGAATTTTTGTTCCCTTAACCAGAAATGGAGGTCCAAAAGTGTAGTATCGCTGAATCCTGTACGCTCCAGTCTTGGGAATTGCCTTCAGACGATCTCGTTTACCCTGTAGAGCTGAAGTTATTTTCTTACTGCTTAGCCGTTGTGGATTTTGCTGCAGCGTGTGAACCAATTCATGAGCAATTAGGGCATCCCCGTTAGTAGATCCGGGACTATATCGTCCAGGCCCAAAGTAGATATCATTACCAACGGTAAAAGCTTGTGCCTGAATGGAGCTGGAGAGAGCGGCTGCTCTTTCGCTGCTATGAATACGGACGTCACTGAAATCAAGGCCAAATCTGGACTCCATGAATTGCCGGGTATCATTCGGCAATGGGCTTCCACTGGCCTTCTCGGCATCGAGCTGTGCTTGAAAATCGGTTCCCGGTGTTTCTGTTTTGTCCCCTTCAGGCTTGGCTAATACTCCTTCTTTGTCTTCTAATTCAGTTTGCTTTTGGATTACAGGTGCAGACCAACCTGAAATCGGGTTGGTTTGAAGGACCTCTTCCTCCACTACTACCTCGATTTGCCGCTGGAGGAATAAATCCGCATGATCGGAAACTGTTTTAGTCTGGATCATTTCCTCTTCTTCCTCTCGCTCAGCTTGCCTTTGGATTAAAGACAAAGGTGTAACTTGACTGGATAGTGACTTTGCTTGAATAAATTCTCCTTTCTCCACTGGCTGCCTGTGCAACTCCTCCTTACACTCCGTACACATCCTCTGAAAACTCGGAAACTTGTCATACTCGGAAACTCGATTCCTCTGAGCCTCACTCAGACCGGGCATATGCAGTACCTGCTCCGCTACCCTATCCGCTTCCTGCTCATAAACATCTCCGGGCTGTCCAATAGCCAACTTGGCTTGAATCACACCTGATTTGAGCAATCCCTCCACTGCCTTATTGCCAACGGTTCTTTGAAGAAACAGAATTTGATCAACGGGTGAATTTATAGCCTCAGAAAATGCAGTCCCTTTTGCCTGAGAAGGGGAGGTCTCAGTCTTTGATTCGCTTGTTGTGACAGTCGCTTTAGCCCTTTCTGCCATTTTTAGTCCTATAGGCGAGGAGTCGGGGCGACCGGGCGGGTCGCCTCTACAGTTGTCCAGCGGAGTATAGGATAATAATCAGAGGGATGGTGTTTAGAAAATCATTCTCCGAAAGAACAGGGCGGGTGCAAGACCGCCCCTAGAATTTAGACAGACACATTTGTCATCTATTCCTAGAAAAATAGGAATTATTCGTCTGGTCTCTCCTTATTTCTTCTCTAATTTGGTTATTCTACTTTCCAGTTTCTTAACAGTCTCATCGAAACGAGATTGAAGTTCTACTCTTGCCTTTTCACTTTCCTTGAGTTGAGCCGAAAGCTCCTCTCTCACTGCTTTCTCCCTTTCCTGAATACGAGTTTGGAATTCGTCTCTGACTGTCTTCTCGACCTCTTTGATGCGATTCTGGAGTTCGGCTGTGTCGGGAACTTCCTCCGCCGGAACGTAGAACAGAACCTTTCCAGCCCTGTCGGTTACCAGGTCAACCTTCATCTTCGGTTCAATTTTCTCAACACTCATAGCCCTGCCCGCTACGTTAAAGGCATTAGCAGAGGAGAGAGAGATTGTCCTGTTGTAAGCAACGTCGTGTTTTCGCAATACTGTCTTAGCCTCGGCCTCCGTCATCCCTTTGACCTCGGTCATTCTTCTGAAAGCATCGACACGGGGTGAAGCTCCAGCTTCCTCGGGCAATCTTCTAAGCCTTTCCACAATGCTATCAAGAAGCTCGCATATAATAACGAAGGGGTTTTCCAAAAATTCAGCAATAGGAGGGAAAAATGAGCCGAGATAGTATTGCCAGAACATAGCAGTGATAACATAACGGCGTCCGTCGTTTATATCAATCATGTCTTGGCCAACCGTTGTGACCCGGCAATTAGTTTTCTTTAAATCTATAGATCCCAGGACTACATAAGCCTCTCCGTCACAACAACAGCAGGCTGGACAAGGATAAGGTTCTTCGCAGAAGGAATGATGGAAAGCCTCTAGGGCATTTTTTACACAGTCGATTCTTTTATCCGAGGGCTCTTTCGAACAGTCGCTGACCTTCTCAAAAAGTACATTCTTTGGTGTCACCGCATGGCAAGGGATTGTCTTTAGTAGCTTCACGCAGAAGCCCTCGCGAGTGCGGGAATACTCGCAAACCTTATCCTCACATCCGGCGCTTGGGCTATAGACAGGAACCGGGTCGGTGGGAACTTCGTTGTACTTGATGGCTACGTAATACTTGCATTCCTTATCATCCCTGTCTTTATCGGCGCATGGGTCCTTGTCTTTTGACGTATCGGGACAGATACAGGTTTCTTTTTTAAGGTCCAGTTCAAAATCCTCACAGACCAAAATTTCATTGCCGTGGCAATCGAGCGCCATGCCCGGGGTAATGATTACTTTGGAGGATTTAGGATTCGTTTCTTTAATCCCCAATCCGCAAACCACACCCCATCCGTGGAGCATCCGGTTAAGCAATTTCCTCTTCTCATCGTGATATACCTGCTCCTCACGAAAGTCCCTGTCGGTAAGGAGCATTCCATGGAAGTAACGTGCTCTTTTAAAATTGTTATAGTCGCAGTTCTTGTCCTCGGAGCATCCTTCTTTTGTCTTATATGTGTCCATTTTTTCCTCCTTGTATAAATTAGGGTATAGGGGTTAGGAATTAGGGTTTAAAAAATACTAGACCCTGCACCCTAGCCTCCAGCCGCTTTCTTTTGCTCTTTCGCCTGCTCTGGTTTTGGTTCTACATAAAACCAGCTTTCAAAGTCACCGCCCTGAGTGCCGTTGCCGGAGGGCAACTTCCCCCCGATAAAATTCCCGTCCAGGGCTTTTGTCGGTTTACATTTTTCTTCAACACTCATGATAAAATCGCTCTTTAAAACAACTTTGAACTCTCCTCCCTTTTCTCGCACCCTCGAATAGCCAAGGTAAACATCGGCAATCCATTGAGAGGTAAATTTGAAAGTGGCCAGAGATTCTTTCGTTGGCTCGTCATATTTGTAGGAAACCTCGCCCGGAACATTCTCATACCGGTAATTCCCGGTGTCGGAATCCTCCATCCTGACCATGAATAGAAACGTATTCTCATCGATAGTGTTCTCATCCATCTTCCGGTCAAACCACACCTTTACCCCTTCGTTGTAGATTCCGTTCTTGAAATCCTCCCATTTTATCGTCGCACCGTTTATTGTCGTCTCATTCTTCCAATTAACATCAATAACGTGAGGGGGGTCTCCGTGGTAGCAATTAATCAAGTCATAAAGCAGGTTATTGGTGTAGACAAGCCTTCTGCCGGAGCACTCGTCTATCTCGATCGTATGGGGATTTTGCGGGTCTTCGGATTTTGAAATGGTTACGTATGCTAGGACAAGACAATGTTGGTCGTCGCACTCGGAGCATCCCTCTTTTAACTCATCGCAGAGGTAATGATGAACCGTCTTATCCTTGTGTTCGAGTGGACAGAGCTTGTCGCAACATTCTTCTTCGGCTTCCGGTCGAGGAATGACCCGTATTCTATAGCTGTCTCTAATCCGGTTGAACTCACCTCTCTCCTTCTGGTCGCAGGCTATCTGAGGAAGACTCACCTGCTCCGTCTTACACTCGTAAAACTCGATGCAAATTACCAGTTTTCTTTCATCCTGTTCTTCCTTCTCTTTCTTCTTTTCCTTTTTGCAGCAGTCGCACTTCTCCGGAATCAGCGTGACCGTTTCCTCCTCACATACCAGGATCTCCCTTCCGCAACGGTCGATGGCAAAACCAGGCGAGACAATCACTTTATCCGGTTCTCCTTCTTTCAGCGCAACATCCAGTCCGCAGACCACTCCCCAACCACCGATCATTCTGTTAATCAGCCATCTTTTTTCGTTTAAATAGCACTGCTCCTGGAAAAAGTCCCTGACGGTCATTAATTTGCCGTAGTAATAGTTATTCCTCTCAAAATAGGGGATATTGCAAATGCCACATTCATGTCCTTTATCTTCTTTCTTCATATCGGCCTCCTCTGTTAAAAGAAAGTACCCTAGTGTCCGAGTTGCCGAGTTTTCGAGTAAACTTGGCTACTTGGATAGTTGCCTTCTCGGCACCTTAAATCAGTTCCGTATCTTTTTCCAACATCGAATGCTGTTCAACTCTTCCAGCTTTTTCTCCGCCCATTACTACGATATTCGACCCAATCCCAGCATTGATCCCAAGGCGTAATGGCTCATAGTCCGCTACCTTAGTGCTTATTCCCACATAAGTACCGATTCCCACCATCGCTTCCCTTATTACACGGAGGTTGTAAATCGTATGGGCCGGTTTTTCTTCGTTTAAAATCCGTACCAGTCCTTTTTCATAAAAAGCAAATTCTTCAGGGGTAAGATCAAGTATGATTGTGAAGCGGTGAGCAATTTGTAAAAACGGGTCCTCCGGCATTTGAACGGTATCGCGGAGCGCTACCCGGCCCAGGATGGAATCATCTCCCAGGCGGAAGCCCCGAATCGGGGTCTGTATGATTAGGCTATCCACGCCTAATTTAAAATTTCCGCCCAGGACAACCGGTTTCCCTATTCTCGAATACTCTATGATTAACGGGGTCTTCCCGGTGTATATCTCTATTAACCTTTGTATGCCAAGCGCCGTGCCCTTGAGTTTATAGAGCTCGGATGCTCTACGAATAAATTCCCGTTTCTTGCCCTCCGGCCAAGCCTCTTCTAGTCCAAAGTTAAGCCACGAGGCAAGCCAGGTGAGGAAGTTCTCCGGCGTCGTATCCGGGTCAAAGTATTTAAAGACAGCGCTTATCTCAGTTTCCAGGCCGTAAAATACAGTCTCGAAGAGGGAGAGGAATCTCTCCAGGAATTCACTGCTAATCGGGTCTTCCTGGTACACGGCGGGAAGATAGCGTAGATATGAAATGCGAGGGTAATAAACCCGCATCTCCGTCACCGCCGGCCTGACCTTTTCATCGAATGTCGAGAGTGCCAGCTTCAGCCAGAGGAATCGTCCTGTCTTTTTCCTGAAGAGCATGTCTTTGGGATTCTTCTCTGGGCCTACCCAGGTTACTATCTGATTGTCTATGGAATCCGCCTTCTCCTCAGTTGACTTGGCCGGGTCGGAGAGGATTTGATCGATTTTATCCCTCAAATTTTGGTCATCAGACGAGTAATAATAAACTTCGAGTAAAGTCTTAGGCGGCAAATCCACTTTTAACTCCAGCCTATTCCACTGGCAATACTGAATGCCGCTGTCGAGGGTTTTTGAGTAGTAAACACCGGGTTCCTTCGTGAAAACATCCTGGGTTTTTAATAAAGCAATTCCCTGATTAGTGCTTGCATAAAGATTACCCTTCGAATCTGCAGCCAGTCCGTGGATTGTGCCGGTAAAGCCGGGGATTTGAATCTTTGCTACATGGCTTCCATCGGGGTCAAACTGATGAATAATTCCGGTCTTGCCGTCAACAACGAATATGTTTCCTTCTTTATCTGTAGTAACAACAGAAGGCATGAAATCGTCGGATATATTCTTAAAGTCTCCGACAATTCCCAAGTACTCACCATCTCTCGTAAACCTAAGAAATCCATTATATCCTTTGTCTATCACATACAGGTTATTTTCCTTTCCTAGAGCCATTCCAACAGGCTCTTTTAGATACGATTGGCCAAAGCTTTTAATAAATCGGCCGCAGTTGTCGTACTCGATGATTTGACCGGATTTTTTATCGAGGACGTAGGTATGTCCGCGTTCATCAACTCCTATATCAACAGGCGCTTCAAGGTTAATAACGTATTTGACCTGAAAATTCTCTCTAGAAAACCCTAACAGCCTGTGATTCCCGGGATCTAGGACCCAGAGCGTAAGGCTATCAATTATTATCTTCGTACCTTCTTTAATCTCCACGGTTTTGTCGCAAGAATCTGTGATAACCGTAATACGCTCAAGCCTTTTGGTTATGGGGTCGAATAGGTAAAGTTTTCCGCTATCTCTATCTATGAAATAGATCTGCCCGCACTCATCTATGGCAATCCCACCTGGATTTCCTATTCCATCCATACCTTGAATCCACTCTACGAAAGTCGGAACAGAGCAGACAGTTATGCCCCGGTCTTTTAGCCCTTCAAGGCGATAAAGCAGGCCGCTCTCCCACTGAGAAGTAGTCTTGAAAATCTGAGTCTTGAATTCTTCGGGCATGATTTTTTGTCCGTTTCTGTTTAGTCACGAATAAATAACGCAGGCTCGATATAACCTTGAGGATGGAAAATTAATCGATATTTCCTCCCCCCTTGCGGGGGAGGATTCAGTACGTGAGATACTAAAGGTTATCTCACGTACTAAAGGTGGGGGGCTCTTCTTCCCCCAATCCCAGCTTTCCCCCGCTAGGGGGGAAGGAGAAAAACGTCTGAGAGTGATTCTTTATGTCAAGCTTACGTCCTCTAAACAGCCTCCAATTCGTGCTCTCCTGAGAATACCAGAGCAATAGGAGAAATCTTGATTATGCCACCTTGTATCATGTATTGTCCCTCGGCGCTAATAGAAACACCAGTTGCATAATCTACACCTTCCACTCCATCTATTATCTGATATATCTCCGATGGGAATACGGAACGGCCAAAGGGCCATCCTTTTCCGTCGGGTCCGCCCTCTAATGGGTCCAGGAATCTTTCGAGCGCCTCTTTGACTCGTTTTCCTATTTCGATCGGACTGCTTCTTTTCATCATATGAACCCGACACTTTACGGAGATCTTCACGTACTCAGGGCCGATAACGTATAAATCGGTAGTAACTAATCTGTGTGCATCCAGATGTCTAAAAACGGTTTGGATAAAGCCATCTCCGGGAACCGGGGTGACCGTTCCCTCCCTAACATAAGGAACAACCACGACCGTAACTGCACCCGGGACTGTAATACAGGGGTAGTCGGGATTGTAACCAGGTATTGCCTTTGCCCTGGCCACTCTCATCCCCGGCGTAGAGATTGCTAGTAGTTCGTAATCCCCTGAAGTGATAGCGCGGTAGCGCGTCCTGAAATCCTTTTTTGCCCTCCCTTTTGCCTGTTCTATGGATTCCGCTGCTTTACCGCCCTCTGCCTCTTTTTGATTCTCTCCGATGATTCCCTCAAATCCGGCTTTATTAATCCACCATATCTGCCCTTGAGAAATATTCCCACTTTGCCCAAGGGTAGTTTTATAAGTGGCCCTGATCCTGTGTGATACGTCAGCAATTCGCCCGTTAAGGCCGTTTCCAAACGTAATCTCTCCCTTTTCCGGGCCAAACATGTAATGAAGATCGGCGGGACCGGAGAACTCAAAATCATCCACCTCCTTCCAGTCCTCCCATTCGCTACCCTCTTTTTGGACCTGAATTTGTTGGCTACCTTTTATAACCGGCGGCTTCTTGAGCTTTACCTTGTATTCAGGAATACCAAGCCCTGTTCCTAAGTCCTCATAACTGACAGTTTCAACCTGAACCGCTGAAACAGTATTAAGCAATATCCTGTATATCCGGGGGACTATCTCGTAACCTCCTCCTTCCAGACGACACCGTATCCAGTAAAGACCGTCTTTTTTATCCATCGAAGCCGGCCCTTCAAAGACGATTCTTCCGCTCCTGGTCAAAGCCAAGGTGTTATCCTTCTTGATAGAGACAGCATTCCATATTCCCCCGCTCAGGTATTCCCAGACTACGTTTGCAGAGGGAGCAACCTGAGGTTGTTCTACTCCATGACTTCCAGGGGATGGGAGGTCTTCATCGAATATAACAAAGGTAATATGAATATCCTTTTCCGGCAGGGGCTTATCAAATCCTAATTCGAGGGCTGCACCTTGGGGAGCTCCTTCGCCAAAAGGAGCAAAGTCGATGCCGTCTTTTTCATTAGCCTCGGTATTATCGACGGATTGTGAGCCACGAGTGGTAATAACAGATTTAAGACTGACCGGAATAAGAGTGAATTCTTCCTCCGTCTCGAATACGATCTTTTCTCCCATGATTTCGGTAATGACCTGCGTACCTGCATGCATAACCTTTTCCGCGGTTATATTTTCGAACGTAATCTCCACCCGAGCGGGCTGAGCAGGAATAGGAGAAAGTCCTGCCAGCTTGAGAAACTTTTCATAATTTTCATCAGTCACCCGGTTTAACTGGTAAATCTGCATCTCTGCCAGCCAGGCAAAGAGCTCGATGAAGGTAATCCCCGGGTCATGGACGTTGTGGTCGGTCCATCCCGGTGCAAATCTGGCGATGAGAGAGCGCGCCTCCTGGACAATCTCGTCAAATGTTTTGTCGTCTAGGTTGGGGACGGGAAGGCCCATGATCATTCTCCAATTAGATTAGCCACGAATTAACACAGATGAGCACGAATGAAAGATGCAGGATCTTATCATTATTTTTATTTGTGTAATTTCGTGTTCATCTGTGGCTAAATATTTATCCTTCGTTTTTCAGTTGAAGGTTAATCTTATGATTTCCGGTAGTAGCTACGAGGAAATCCCTTTTAACCTCTACAGTATCTTCAGCAGTAGTACCGTTATAGTTAAATCTCAAATTCTCCACATGATCGACCCCATCAATACTTTCTAGCAATGCATACACGTCGGAGGCGGAAACATAGCGGCCAAAATCCCAGCCCTGTCCTTCCGGACCTCCGGTAAGAGGATGCAAGAAGGAGTTGAGTATCCTCCTCACCTCTCGTTCCACTTCCGAAGCCACGTCAATCGAGTCAACATAAACATCGACTGAGATATCCACATCCAAATACAGAGGACCATCCACGAAAATATGCCTTGCGTTACTTAGTGTATTGGCAGAGCAGGACTCAAGATATCGCTGAACTATTTTTCGAAGTTCCAGAGAGGGAAACGGCTTGGCGTCCAACGAATCCGGAACGATGATTATTGTTACCCACCCTACTTCAGTCTGTTTTTTATTGTTGGTATTGGGAAGACACCTGGCCTTGACTACCTTTCTCGACGCCTGTTTAGACAGCCATTCAAAATCTTCTACCGTTACCGCACGGTTTCGATGGCTGATCATGGCCGGCCCTATTTCCAGCATCTCGTCAAGCGTTGCCGTATCGGCACCTCCATCGGCTACCACATGGTTCGATACCTTATCAACGCCCCCGATTGCTGATTTGAGGGATTTAATTTCCCCTGCATTTACGTTTCCCTGCCTGCCTCCGCC
This genomic window from Thermodesulfobacteriota bacterium contains:
- a CDS encoding phage tail protein I; protein product: MPEEFKTQIFKTTSQWESGLLYRLEGLKDRGITVCSVPTFVEWIQGMDGIGNPGGIAIDECGQIYFIDRDSGKLYLFDPITKRLERITVITDSCDKTVEIKEGTKIIIDSLTLWVLDPGNHRLLGFSRENFQVKYVINLEAPVDIGVDERGHTYVLDKKSGQIIEYDNCGRFIKSFGQSYLKEPVGMALGKENNLYVIDKGYNGFLRFTRDGEYLGIVGDFKNISDDFMPSVVTTDKEGNIFVVDGKTGIIHQFDPDGSHVAKIQIPGFTGTIHGLAADSKGNLYASTNQGIALLKTQDVFTKEPGVYYSKTLDSGIQYCQWNRLELKVDLPPKTLLEVYYYSSDDQNLRDKIDQILSDPAKSTEEKADSIDNQIVTWVGPEKNPKDMLFRKKTGRFLWLKLALSTFDEKVRPAVTEMRVYYPRISYLRYLPAVYQEDPISSEFLERFLSLFETVFYGLETEISAVFKYFDPDTTPENFLTWLASWLNFGLEEAWPEGKKREFIRRASELYKLKGTALGIQRLIEIYTGKTPLIIEYSRIGKPVVLGGNFKLGVDSLIIQTPIRGFRLGDDSILGRVALRDTVQMPEDPFLQIAHRFTIILDLTPEEFAFYEKGLVRILNEEKPAHTIYNLRVIREAMVGIGTYVGISTKVADYEPLRLGINAGIGSNIVVMGGEKAGRVEQHSMLEKDTELI
- a CDS encoding putative baseplate assembly protein gives rise to the protein MGLPVPNLDDKTFDEIVQEARSLIARFAPGWTDHNVHDPGITFIELFAWLAEMQIYQLNRVTDENYEKFLKLAGLSPIPAQPARVEITFENITAEKVMHAGTQVITEIMGEKIVFETEEEFTLIPVSLKSVITTRGSQSVDNTEANEKDGIDFAPFGEGAPQGAALELGFDKPLPEKDIHITFVIFDEDLPSPGSHGVEQPQVAPSANVVWEYLSGGIWNAVSIKKDNTLALTRSGRIVFEGPASMDKKDGLYWIRCRLEGGGYEIVPRIYRILLNTVSAVQVETVSYEDLGTGLGIPEYKVKLKKPPVIKGSQQIQVQKEGSEWEDWKEVDDFEFSGPADLHYMFGPEKGEITFGNGLNGRIADVSHRIRATYKTTLGQSGNISQGQIWWINKAGFEGIIGENQKEAEGGKAAESIEQAKGRAKKDFRTRYRAITSGDYELLAISTPGMRVARAKAIPGYNPDYPCITVPGAVTVVVVPYVREGTVTPVPGDGFIQTVFRHLDAHRLVTTDLYVIGPEYVKISVKCRVHMMKRSSPIEIGKRVKEALERFLDPLEGGPDGKGWPFGRSVFPSEIYQIIDGVEGVDYATGVSISAEGQYMIQGGIIKISPIALVFSGEHELEAV